TATCCTTTGGCATTGCGCCGCGCATTAATGCGGTAAGTCGCATTTTGGGGGATGCGAGTTTTTGCGTCAAGTTATTGACAACAAACGATAGAAAAGAGGCGGAAATTTTAGCAAGTCAAGCGGAAGAAGCTAATTTTAACCGTAAAGAAGTGCAGAAAAAAGTATTAGATGAAGCGAAAAAACAAGTCAAAGATTTGGATTTATCCACTACGGCGGTGATTGTTTTGAGTGATAATCAATGGCAAACGGGGGTTTTGGGCTTAGTAGCCAACGCTTTAAGTCAAGAATACGGGCGCCCGTCGATCTTATTTAATACCATGAATGATAACAATGATAACCTAGCTAGAGGCTCGGCGCGCTCCGTCAACGGCATTAATTTATATGATTTAGTGGCATCACAACGGCATTTATTAACTCATTTTGGGGGGCATCCTTTTGCGGCTGGAATGGCTTTACCCATAGAAAATATTGAGTTATTTCGAGAAGGTATTAATCAAAAATTAAAGCAACAATTAGATATTACTAATTTAGAACCAATTATTAATATTGATTTAACCGTTACTGTAGCAGAATTGGGTAAGAATTTATTTAGAGAATTATATTTAATTGAACCTTGTGGCATGGGTAATCCAGCACCCATCTATTTAGTCAAGAATTGTTGCTTTAAATATACTTTTAGTGACAATATTAAGAATAAAAAAGATAAAAAAATCAAGTATTTATTAACTACTTATACATTATATGATGATTCACAAAGATGGGGAATAAAAGGTAAATGGTGGGGGCATTCTAGCAGTGAAATTGACGAAAACCAACGTTATGATGTTGTTGTTTCTTTAGATTGTAAATATGAAGAAAATAAACACAAGAAAGATAAAAACCCTTATACTGATTATTATGAAGTTACATTAATTGATTTAAAGTTAGCTGAAAATAACACTGTTAATTTCACGACTCAGAACAAAGAAAAATCCATTATTAAGCAACAAATAAATTCACCTGTTAATATTCATACAACCCAAATTAAAAGTAATATTTATCAAGAAAAATGGTCAAAATTGATGGGAGTAGTTAAATATGCTATTAATCATCAAAAATATATAGATAAAAATAAATTAAAAGAAAAATTATTACTAACTGATAAAAGTTTATTGGTGGGGTTGAGGGCGCTGGAATACTTAGGTTTTGATCATGAAGAATATCAACAAGAGTTAAAATTTAGTGTCAACAAAAGTAAATATAATGAATTAGAATACCAACGAGTAATTAAGCAATTTATCAAAATAACCAAAGACGAATATATTCAATCATTATTTACAGCTAAAAATTGTTAAAAGTAGAAGAGGCAAAGGTTTGAATGCTTGAAAATCAACCTTATTAGGTCACATATTTTCACTGCATCACTTATTAAGTGTATCAATTTTTTTTGATAAAAATGTAAAAAATTAAGACATTTTGTGAATGAGAATGCCCTAGAGACAAAAGTGGGGAATTAGGAATAATAATAGAGATGTAATAAAATAGGTGCTAGGGCTAACTTAGAGAGTGACAGGAGAATCGACATAGATGGTAGGTTCTTGCATGGTAAAATCGATACCATAGGTAGTTAATTGCTGAGATATGTTGTCGTTGGCTAATTCTAGTAATCTTTTTCGCAATTTTATCGAACTTTCATTGGAGCCAAGAATGAAAAATGTTACCCTTGCTCTGGTTTGCTGTTGATTTTCAGGTACAAACAAAGCTACCCTAGTGCTATCTGGGTCAATACCAAATAAAGCATTAGTACATTTTTTGACCACATCTTGCACCAAGGCTTCTTCACTATCTTCGAGAGTGTTAGCAAAGTCCAGATAAAGTAATACCATTACTTTTTTGCCTCTTGTGACATTTTCGATCTCAATGTTTGCCATCATAGAGTTAGGTAATATCATCAGGGTGCCTTTACCCGGTAATCTGATTTTAGTTGACCTTAAACCAATAGATTCAACTCTACCGTACAAGCCACTATTGAGCCTGATATATTCCCCCACAATAAAAGGACGGTCCAAATATATTACAAAAGTACCTAATAATTGTTCGAGGGTTTTTTGGGCAGCAAAGGCGATGGCAATGCCTCCAATTCCTAAACTAGCCAGTAAACCCACCAAGTTAATATCTAGTCTTCGGGCAAATGCTAACACCGCCACAAAACCGATTAAAACATTGATAATGGTTTCTACTACTAGCAATAACTCGTCAACTTCTTTGCCTAGTTTCTGAATTAAGTCAATACCATAAATAATTATTAGTTGCTTAAACAAACGAGATATTAACCAAGCGGTAATGATAATTAAGCTAAGGTCAATAATAAATTCTAATAAATTATATAATCCTTCATAGGTACGAATAAAGTTGAGGGATAATGACCATAAAATTAATGTTCCTGCTAAACGGAAAATGCTTTGTAGGGGGTCGATTATACTTTGATAGAATTCATTTAATGGTTTTTGGGCAAATTTGGAGATAATTATCTTTAGATAAAATGGAGTGTATCTACCAGCAAAAAAAGAAATTAGTAAGAGTATAATAAAAAAACCAAATTCATAAATAAAATTTAGAAAAATTTGATAACCTTCTTGGGCTTGTAAAAATTCGATGACATTGATAATACTTTCCATACTTCACACTGTGATTAAATCGTAATGGGAGAATTTACATTAATGGTTTCATCTTCAATAGTGAAATTAATACCATAGTTTTTTAGTTGTAGGGTAATATTTTCTTTGGCAATACTTAATAATTGACTGCGTAAATCCATAGAAACTCTTTCTGAACCTAATAAGAAAAAGCTCACTTGAGCTTGGGTATAAAATTTATTTTCGCTCTGATTTATTTCTTTAAAATTTACCCCTGTATTTCTGGGGTCTATACCAAAAATATCTTTGGTACTATCAATAATTATTTGTCTAATTAATGCCATTTCATCTTCATCTAAAGATGTTTTAAAAGTAAAATAAACTAGAGAAATAATTTTTTTTGCTCCTGTATAATTTTCTATATTTACTTGAGTTAAGGAACTATTGGGAATAATCATTAATGTACCTTTTCCTGATAGTCTCATTTTAGTCGATCTCAGTCCAATAGATTCCACCCTACCAAATACTCCATCGGGTAAACCTATATAATCATCGATACTAAATGGTCGATCTAAATAAATTACGATGCCTCCTAAGACTTGCTCTAGGGTTTTTTGGGCGGCGAAGGCGAT
The sequence above is drawn from the Cyanobacterium sp. T60_A2020_053 genome and encodes:
- the recJ gene encoding single-stranded-DNA-specific exonuclease RecJ, with product MNHQWQTAPSYPLSEDFLQLITTHVKNHKLTTEGKYLAQILWHRGIRDEKSVNEFLDSRYYQPSSPLDFGQEMKMAVKRLALAMEEGEKICIWGDFDADGVTSTAVLWEGLGQFFTPESQLTYYIPNRLRESHGLNRDGIKRLSQQGVTLIVTCDTGSTNLDEIAYATELGIDIIVTDHHTLPEKRPPLVAIINPRYFADNHPLYTLSGVAVAYKLVEAMYQCFPRLPRQPLTSLLDLVVIGLIADLVELKGDCRYLALEGMKILPHTKRVGVQKLLDLAKKNGDRPMDISFGIAPRINAVSRILGDASFCVKLLTTNDRKEAEILASQAEEANFNRKEVQKKVLDEAKKQVKDLDLSTTAVIVLSDNQWQTGVLGLVANALSQEYGRPSILFNTMNDNNDNLARGSARSVNGINLYDLVASQRHLLTHFGGHPFAAGMALPIENIELFREGINQKLKQQLDITNLEPIINIDLTVTVAELGKNLFRELYLIEPCGMGNPAPIYLVKNCCFKYTFSDNIKNKKDKKIKYLLTTYTLYDDSQRWGIKGKWWGHSSSEIDENQRYDVVVSLDCKYEENKHKKDKNPYTDYYEVTLIDLKLAENNTVNFTTQNKEKSIIKQQINSPVNIHTTQIKSNIYQEKWSKLMGVVKYAINHQKYIDKNKLKEKLLLTDKSLLVGLRALEYLGFDHEEYQQELKFSVNKSKYNELEYQRVIKQFIKITKDEYIQSLFTAKNC
- a CDS encoding mechanosensitive ion channel, with translation MESIINVIEFLQAQEGYQIFLNFIYEFGFFIILLLISFFAGRYTPFYLKIIISKFAQKPLNEFYQSIIDPLQSIFRLAGTLILWSLSLNFIRTYEGLYNLLEFIIDLSLIIITAWLISRLFKQLIIIYGIDLIQKLGKEVDELLLVVETIINVLIGFVAVLAFARRLDINLVGLLASLGIGGIAIAFAAQKTLEQLLGTFVIYLDRPFIVGEYIRLNSGLYGRVESIGLRSTKIRLPGKGTLMILPNSMMANIEIENVTRGKKVMVLLYLDFANTLEDSEEALVQDVVKKCTNALFGIDPDSTRVALFVPENQQQTRARVTFFILGSNESSIKLRKRLLELANDNISQQLTTYGIDFTMQEPTIYVDSPVTL
- a CDS encoding mechanosensitive ion channel, with protein sequence MIEIFLKADPALQIGSIIAITAVIFSITIYLQKLGKFISNKLISSDGNSFYKEVIKPDLNLVALLCFLGLLDIYILVNEKPKLIQVSEILLSLVISSLTIWLVTRWFRILFDKYLLTAALKSDKKINSEFLIVGKFLANAIIILLIIFIFSQVHSINLFGLLASLGIGGLAIAFAAQKTLEQVLGGIVIYLDRPFSIDDYIGLPDGVFGRVESIGLRSTKMRLSGKGTLMIIPNSSLTQVNIENYTGAKKIISLVYFTFKTSLDEDEMALIRQIIIDSTKDIFGIDPRNTGVNFKEINQSENKFYTQAQVSFFLLGSERVSMDLRSQLLSIAKENITLQLKNYGINFTIEDETINVNSPITI